In Drosophila simulans strain w501 chromosome 3R, Prin_Dsim_3.1, whole genome shotgun sequence, a single window of DNA contains:
- the LOC6726852 gene encoding uncharacterized oxidoreductase TM_0325, whose translation MGSKGKAGLDFSGKVVLITGAASGIGAAAAEMFSKLGACLALVDREEEGLICVMKRCMKTGSEPYGIAGDLLKLPEIECIARKTTERYEGKLDVLVNGAGIMPTGTLQSTELACFTHVMEANVRSGFYLTKLLLPQLLQCKGSIVNVSSVCGLRAFPNLVAYNMSKAAVDQFTRSLALDLGPQGVRVNAVNPGVIRTNLQKAGGMDEQSYAEFLEHSKKTHALGRIGEPKEVAAAICFLASELASFVTGVTLPVDGGKQVMCPR comes from the coding sequence ATGGGCAGCAAGGGCAAGGCTGGTCTGGACTTCTCCGGCAAGGTGGTGCTTATCACGGGCGCAGCCTCCGGGATCGGGGCCGCCGCGGCGGAGATGTTCTCCAAGCTGGGCGCCTGCCTGGCCCTGGTGGATCGGGAAGAGGAGGGCCTCATATGCGTGATGAAACGCTGCATGAAGACGGGCTCCGAGCCGTACGGCATAGCCGGAGATCTGCTCAAGCTGCCGGAGATCGAATGCATTGCGCGGAAGACCACGGAGCGCTACGAGGGCAAGCTGGATGTGCTGGTAAATGGGGCGGGCATCATGCCCACGGGAACGCTGCAGAGCACGGAACTGGCCTGCTTCACCCACGTGATGGAGGCCAATGTGCGGTCCGGGTTCTATCTGACCAAGTTGCTGTTGCCCCAGTTGCTGCAGTGTAAGGGCAGCATTGTCAACGTGTCCAGCGTCTGCGGACTGCGCGCTTTTCCCAATCTGGTGGCCTACAACATGTCCAAGGCGGCGGTGGACCAGTTCACCCGCTCCCTTGCCCTGGATCTGGGTCCCCAGGGTGTCCGGGTGAATGCGGTCAATCCGGGTGTAATTCGCACCAATCTGCAAAAGGCGGGGGGCATGGACGAGCAGAGCTACGCCGAATTTCTGGAGCACTCGAAGAAGACCCATGCCCTGGGCCGGATTGGGGAGCCGAAGGAGGTGGCGGCCGCCATTTGCTTCCTGGCCAGCGAGCTGGCAAGCTTCGTGACCGGCGTGACCCTTCCTGTGGACGGTGGCAAGCAGGTCATGTGTCCGCGCTAG
- the LOC120285037 gene encoding glucose 1-dehydrogenase yields the protein MNFAGKVVLITGASSGIGAATAIKFAKYGACLALNGRNVENLKKVAAECSKVSQSQPALVVGDIAKEADTQRIWSETLQQYGKLDVLVNNAGIIETGTIETTSLEQYDRVMNTNLRAIYHLTMLATPELIKTKGNIVNVSSVNGIRSFPGVLAYNISKMGVDQFTRCVALELAAKGVRVNCVNPGVTVTNLHARGGMDAETYKKFLEHSKTTHALGRPGDVKEVAAAIAFLASDEASFSTGVSLPVDGGRHAMCPR from the coding sequence ATGAATTTCGCCGGCAAAGTGGTTCTAATTACGGGAGCAAGCTCCGGAATCGGAGCTGCAACCGCCATTAAGTTTGCCAAGTACGGCGCCTGTCTGGCCCTCAATGGACGCAATGTGGAGAACCTGAAGAAGGTAGCCGCGGAGTGCAGCAAGGTGAGCCAATCGCAGCCGGCCCTGGTGGTGGGCGACATTGCCAAGGAGGCGGACACCCAGAGGATTTGGTCGGAAACCTTGCAGCAGTACGGCAAATTGGACGTGCTGGTCAACAATGCCGGAATCATCGAGACGGGCACCATCGAGACCACTAGCCTGGAGCAGTACGACCGCGTGATGAACACCAACCTGAGGGCGATCTACCACCTGACTATGCTGGCCACCCCCGAGCTGATCAAGACCAAGGGAAACATCGTGAACGTGTCCAGTGTCAATGGCATTCGCTCCTTCCCCGGCGTCCTGGCCTACAACATATCAAAAATGGGCGTGGATCAATTCACCCGCTGCGTGGCCTTGGAGCTGGCTGCCAAGGGTGTGCGCGTGAACTGCGTGAATCCCGGCGTAACGGTCACCAACCTGCATGCCCGCGGCGGCATGGATGCGGAGACGTACAAAAAGTTCCTGGAACACTCCAAGACCACCCACGCCTTGGGTCGTCCTGGAGATGTGAAGGAGGTGGCTGCGGCCATTGCCTTCCTGGCCAGCGATGAGGCCAGCTTCAGCACTGGAGTCAGCCTGCCAGTGGACGGCGGTCGCCATGCCATGTGCCCACGCTGA